TCCCGCTCCATGCCACGACCGCCGAATTGCGGCGGTGCGCGGGGGCGCAGTTCGACCCCGACGTGGTGGACGCCTTCCTCACCGCGCTGTCGTCGGGGGCCATCGACACGTCGGCGATCGGCGAGCTCGGCACGGTAGCGGCGCGTCCGCCGATCGGCGCTCGTTAGGGCGCCAGCAGCTCCACGCCGGCCTGCTGGTACCACCGCTCGCGCAAGGCCGCGTCGAGCGGGGCGCCGCCGGCCAGGCAGCGCTGCAGCACCGGGGCATCGAGCGGACGCCTCCGTCGCTCCACCGCGTCGAGGATCGCCGCGAAGTGCGCCGGAGCGCCGACCAGCATCGACACCCCCTCGCCCTCGAGCCGCTCCACGGTGCGGGCCGCGTCCTCGCCGTGGGCCGTGGTCACCCGCCCGCCCGCCAGGAGCGGGGCCACCACCCCCGTCACCAGCCCGAAGAGGCGTGTGCACGGGGCAAGGGTGAGCGTGCGGTCACGCGCGGCGAGCCGCAGCCGCTCGCCGGTGGCGCGCGCGGCCGCCAGCAGCCGCAGGTGCGTGACCGGGGTGCCTAACGACCCGGCGTCGGGGTCGTCGGCCGCCGGCACCAGCACCTCCTCGTCGGCCCCGGGGACGTCCCCCTCGCCCTCCAGGTGCAACCCCTCGTGCATCGCGAGGTCGATGGCGCGAGACTCCCCCGCCACCTCCCACCGCGCGCGCGCGGGCGCCTCGTCGAGGATCACGCGTGGCAGCCCGGGCGGGACGTGCGTCTCGAGCGCGCGCACCGTGAACGCCGCCCCCGCGGCCGCGGCCCCAGGTCCCTCCCGCGTCACCCGGGCCCCGTCCGACGGGTCGAGGAGCATCGCCGGATGCCCGTCGCTCGCCGCCAGGGCCACCAGCAGCGGTGCCCCGCGGTCGAGGACCAGCAGCGTCCGTCTCCCCTGGAGGGCGCGCACGAGCGGGGCGGTGCGTTGCAGCAGCGCAACGCCCGAGGCGACGAGGCGGCGGGCCTCGACCCCGTCGAGCGTGCCGTTGGCGGCCGCGATGGCGAGGGGGAGGTAGGAGAGCGGATCGCTCATGCGTGGTTCATGAAGTCTCGAAAACTTTGTCGCGGTGGCGCGTCTTTCTGCCGGGGCCCAGGGCACATCACCTTCGATTCCCACCCAATCGGCGACGCCGGCCAGGTCGTCAGGGGCGCGTCGTGGCCCCCTTTCCGCGCGATGACAAGGTAACGGGCATCGGGCGCGCGGTGGGGGGCTCGTTAGGTTCCGGCCCCGGCCATGTGATGTGCGTCACGATGTAAGTGCCTTGAATGCAACAAGTTCGCCGCTACCTTCCTCGCACCGTGCACGGAGTGGTCGATGACGTTTGAGGGGTTGATGGTCAGCGTGTCGGGGGTGAGGGGGCGCGTCGGCGAAGCGCTCACGCCCGAAATCGCCTGCCAGTTCGCCGCCGCGTTCGGCGCGTTCTCGCTCGCGCGCTCATCGTCGCGCACCGTCGTCGTCGGGCGGGACAGCCGAGTCTCGGGCCCCATGTTCCACCGCGCGGTGGTGGCCGCCCTCCAGTCGGTGGGCGCCGACGTCCTCGACGTGGGGATGGCGCCGACGCCGACGGTCCAGCTGGCCGTCGAGCATCACCACGCCGCCGGCGGCCTGGCCATCACCGCCAGCCACAATCCGGTCGAGTGGAACGCCCTCAAGTTCATCGGCTCGTCGGGGCTCTTTCTCGACGCCGCCGAGGGGGCGGCGATGCGACACTACCTGGAGGACGGCGTCCCTCGGGCAACCTGGGACACCCTCGGGAACGTCCACGCCGACGCGCAGGCCATCGACCGCCACATCGATGCGATCCTCGCGCTCCCGTTCATCGACGCCGAGGGAATCCGTCGCCGTCGCTTCCACGTGGCGCTCGACACCTGCCACGGCGCCGGCGTCACGATCTTTCCGCCGCTCCTCGAACGGCTCGGCTGCCGGGTGAGTGCCATCAACCTGGAGCCGCACGGACGCTTTCACCGCCCTCCGGAGCCCGTCGCCGAGAACCTCGGGGAGCTGGAGGCGCTGGTGCGCCAGAGCGGGGCCGTCGTCGGATTCGCGACCGACCCGGATGTCGATCGCCTCGCGCTGGTCTCGAATGAAGGGAAGGCGATCGGCGAGGACTACACCCTGGCGCTCGCCGCCCGCGTCATCCTGCGGCAGAAGCGGGGACCGGTCGTGACGAACCTCTCCACCTCACGGATCGTCGCCGACATCGCCGCCGAGGCGGGGTGCGAGGTGATCCTGGCCCCGGTGGGAGAGGTGAACGTCGCGGTGAAGATGCGGAGCGTGGGGGCGGTGGTGGGCGGCGAGGGGAACGGCGGGGTCATCCTTCCCGATCTCCACCTGGGACGCGATGCTCCGCTGGCCGCCGCCCTCATCCTGCAGCTACTGCACGAATTCGACGGCACGTTGTCTGCAGTCATCGCCCGCTATCCACGGTATCAGATCGTGAAGGACAAGCTCGACCGTCCGAACGCACCGCTCGACGCCGTGTACCGATCGCTGCGCGAGGCATTTCCCGATGCGGAGGCCGACACGCAGGACGGCTTGCGGCTCACCTGGCCCGATCGCTGGGTGCACGTCAGGCCGTCGGGGACGGAGCCCATCGTGCGGGTGATCGCCGAGGCGCCGACGGAGGAGGGGGCACGGGAACTCGTACGCCGCTGTCGCGCGCCACTCGACGCGCTCTCGGCCTGAATCACGCCAGGACATCCCATGTGCGGAATCGTCGGATACGTCGGAGCCCGGATCGCCACGCCGCTCCTGATCGAAGGACTCAAGCGCCTCGAGTATAGGGGCTACGACTCGGCGGGCGTCGCCATCATGAATGGCGCGGGCGTGAAAACCGTGAAGGAGGCGGGGAAGATCGCCAAGCTCGAGAACCTCCTCGTCGCCTCGCCGGTCGAGGGGACCACCGGGATCGCGCACACGCGCTGGGCCACGCACGGGCCGCCGAACCAGGTGAACGCCCATCCGCACGTCAGCAAGGACGGGACGATCGCCGTCGTGCACAACGGGATCATCGAGAACGCGACGGTCCTGAAGCAGATGCTGGAGGGGCGCGGCTACGTCTTCACCTCCGACACCGACACCGAGGTGCTGGCGCACCTCATCGAGGAGTGCTTCGACGGCAACCTCGAGGACGCCGTGCTCGAGGCGCTCTGGCAGGTGGAGGGGACGTACGGAATCGCCGTCATCTCGTCCGTCGACGCGCACAAGATCGTCGCCGCCCGCAAGGGGAGCCCGCTCCTGGTCGGGCTCGGGGACAACGAGTACTTCATCGCCAGCGACGTGTCGGCCATCCTCGCGCACACGCGCCAGGTGGTCTACCTCGAGGATGGCGAGATGGCGGTCCTCGACGACCACGGGTACCGCGTGATCGACATGAGCGCCACCGAGATCAAGAAGAAGGTGGCGCACATCGACTGGGACCTGGCGCAGATCGAGCGCGGTGGGTACGCCCACTTCATGCTCAAGGAGATCTTCGAGCAGCCGCAGACCATCGAGAACACCATGCGCGGCCGCCTCCTGGATGAGGAAGGGACCTCCAAGCTCGGCGGGCTGAACCTCACCGACGACGAGCTGCGCTCGTTCACGAACATCGTCATCACCGCCTGCGGCACGTCGTGGCACTCGGCGCTCATCGGCGAGCACATGCTCGAGGAGCTGGCGCGGATCCCGGTGGAGGTGGAGTACGCGTCGGAGTTCCGCTACCGGAACCCGATCGTCGACGACAAGACGCTCTGCATCGTGATCTCGCAGTCGGGCGAGACGGCGGATACGCTGGCCGCGATGCGCGAGGCCAAGCGGCGCGGCGCGCGCACGCTGGGGGTCGTGAACGTGGTGGGGTCGACCATCGCGCGCGAGGCCGACGGCGGGATCTACATCCACGCCGGCCCGGAAATCGGGGTGGCGTCGACCAAGGCGTTCACCAGCCAGGTCGTGGCGCTCCTCCTCTTCACGCTCAAGCTGGGGCGCCTGCGCGGCGCCCTGTCGGCGGAGCGCGGCCGCGAGATCATCGCCGGGATGCGCGCCCTCCCCGGGCACATCCAGTCGGTGCTGGCGCGCGCCCAGGAAATCGAGGACATCGCCGAGGAGTACAAGCGGGCGAGCAACTTCCTGTACCTCGGGCGCGGCTACAACTTCCCGGTCGCGCTCGAGGGGGCGCTCAAGCTGAAGGAGATCAGCTACATCCACGCCGAGGGGTACCCGGCGGCCGAGATGAAGCACGGCCCCATCGCCCTCATCGACGAGATGATGCCGGTCGTCTTCATCGCCCCCCACGACTCGGTGTTCGACAAGATCACGTCCAACGTGCACGAGGTGAAGGCGCGCAAGGGACGGGTCATCGCCGTGACGTCGCGCGACGAGCCGGCGCTGGACGGCAAGATCGACTACGAGTTCCGGATCCCCGGGACGATCGACCTCCTGATGCCGATCCTGGCCTCGGTGCCGTTGCAGCTGCTGGCGTACTACGTGGCCGTCAAGCGCGGCGCCAACGTGGACCAGCCCCGCAACCTGGCCAAGTCGGTCACGGTGGAATAGCAGGGGAGGGGACGGGGGGAGGCCCCGTCGTCCGCTCGTCGCGCCAGCCCCATCGCCGCGGACCGGATAGTGCATTGACAAGCTTCGATGTATGGGTTAGGATACACCCATGACACGGACCCTCGACATCGTCGAACGCCAGCTGGGTGAGCGCTGCTGCGACCGGGAGGCCCGGCCGCAGATCTCGCAGCGGGATGCCGAGCGCCTGGCCGAGGACCTGCAGCTCCTGGCGCACCCGGTCCGGCTCCAGCTCCTCGACGTGCTGGCGCGCAACGAGGGGCGTGTCTGCGTCTGCGACCTCGAGGCAGCGGTCGCCGTCAAGCAGCCGACGGTCTCGCACCACCTGCGCATCCTGCGCGAGGCGGGGATCGTGGATGCCGAGAAGTCCGGACAGTGGATGTTCTACCGGATCCGGCGCGAGGCGCTGGAATCGCTGCGGGAGCGCCTCGATGCTCGGCTCGATGCGCTGCTGCCGTGACCGTTTTTTTTGGGGAGATGTATCGATGATGATCAATGAAAATCCGCCGGTGGCCTGCGCCCGTCCGCTCGTCTGCGTCAGCGTGGACAAGCTGCTGGAGCAGCTGGCGGGGCGGCGCACCGCGCCGCAGCTCGAGCCGACGGTGTACTGGCCCCGCACGCCCACCAGGACGCGCCATGGCTGACGCCGCATTCTCGATTCGCCCCGCCACCGCCTCGGACCTCGAGGCGGTGAAGGGCCTCCTGCGGGGTGCCCGGCTCCCCCTCGATGGCCTCGAGGAGCAGTTCGGCGACGGATACGCCATCGCCGAGTGCGGTGGCGCCGCCATCGGCGCCGAGGGGATCGAGGTGCATGGCGACGCGGGGTTGCTGCGCTCGGCGGTGGTCGACGCGGCGTGGCGCGGCAAGGGCGTGGGCGATGCCCTCACCCGGGATCGCCTGGCGTGGGCGGCTCGCCATGGGCTCCGCGAAGTCTGGCTCCTGACGACGACCGCGGCCGACTACTTCCCCCGCTTCGGCTTCGCGCGGGCGGCGCGCGACGCGGCGCCCGCTCCGATGCAGCGCTCGCGCGAGTTCGCGGACGCGTGTCCGGCCTCCGCCGTCGTCATGCGGCGCTCCCTCACCTGACGGCCAACGCGACGCCGCGCCGGCACGGCGGCGTCGTTTCCCTGATCACACGAGACCACCACGATCATGAACCACGAGAGCGAGAGCTGCTGTGCCCCGTCGTGCTGCGGCGGAGAGGCCGCCAGCGTCGCCGCGAGCGTCACGACGATGAGCCGGCGCGCGACGGGTGCGACGGGTGCGACGGACGGCGCGAGCGAGGGCGAATCGGTGCGCGCCACGGTGCGCGAGAAGTACGGCGCCGCGGCGCGCCGTGCCGCCGAAGGGGCTGCCCCCACGTGCGGGTGCGGCACGTCCTGCTGCGCGAGCGAAGACGAGGTGTGGGATCCGATCACCAGCGACCTGTACGAGGCGGGGGAGGTGGAGGGGATCCCGGCGCAGGCGCTCCTGGCATCGTTAGGGTGCGGCAACCCGACGGCGCTCGCCGAGCTCTCCCCGGGCGAGGTGGTCCTCGACCTCGGCTCCGGCGGGGGGATCGACGTCCTCCTCTCGGCCCGGCGGGTCGGGCCGGCGGGGAAGGCCTACGGACTCGACATGACCGACGAGATGCTCGCCCTCGCCCGGGAGAACCAGGCCCGGGCCGGCGCCACCAACGTGGAGTTCCTCAAGGGCGAGATCGAGCAGATCCCGCTCCCCGACGCCAGCGTCGACGTGATCATCTCCAACTGCGTGATCAACCTCTCGGCCGACAAGGGGCAGGTACTGCGGGAGGCGTTCCGCGTCCTGCGCCCCGGCGGGCGGTTCGCCGTGTCCGACGTGGTGTTGCGGGGGGCGCTCCCGCCGGAGGTGCAACGCAGCGTGGCCCTGTACACCGGGTGCGTGTCGGGGGCCCTCGAGGAGGGGGAGTACCGCGCGCTCCTGGAACGGGCGGGCTTCACCGACGCATCCGTCGAGCCGACGCGCATCTACAGCGCCGACGATGCGCGCGCGCTCATCGAGTCGGCCGGGCTCGAGGGCGATGCCCTGGTCCCGCAGGTGGAAGGGAAGGTGATGAGCGCGTTCGTCCGCGCGCGGAAGCCCGCGTGAGCGGCGCGGAGCCGCCCCGATGAGCGAAGGGGACGCGATGGCGCCCGGAGGCCCGGGCGCGGCGGGGCGCTCCACTCCGGCGCTCCCGCGCATCCTCTTCGTGTGCGTGGAGAACTCCAACCGCAGCCAGATGGCGGAGGCCTTCGCGCGCATGCACGGCGCCGGCCGGGTCGAGGCGTACAGCGCGGGATCACGCCCCTCGGGGACCATCAACCCGCGGGCGATCGCGGCCATGCGTGAACGCGGCTACGACCTCACCTCGCACCGCTCGTCCGGGCTGGACCAGCTCCCGCCCGGACCGTACGCGGCGGTGGTGACCATGGGATGCGGCGATGCGTGTCCGTGGATCCCCGCGGCACGGCGGGAGGACTGGGCGCTCCCCGATCCGCGCGACATGGAACCGGCGGAGTTCAACGCAGTGGCCGACGAGATCGAGCGGCGCGTCGGGGAGCTCCTCGCCCGGGTGTCCGACACCCGTTAGGCTGGCGTTGCGCCGCGCGGGGAGGCACCATTCCACGCGTCGCCACCTCCGTTGCCCGCATGACCGACACGCTCCTCCACCCCCTCCGCCTCTTCCCCCAGGCGGCACCAGCGCCCGGGCGCCTCGCGCCCCGCGTCCCGGACGCCCCGTTCACGCCGGGAGCGCCGCGGCGCGCGCGCGCGTGCGGTACCGTGGGCGGCGCGGCGCGTGACGTGCGGCGTGGCGCGCCGCGCCGCGCCAGCCGGTAGGGACGACGATGCGCGTCCTGGTCCAGCGCGTCTCACGGGCGGAGGTGCGCATCCGCGAGGACGACGGCACGCGGCGCCCCTCCGGGCGCATCGGGCGCGGTTTCGTCCTCCTGGTCGGCTTCACCCACGGCGACACCGAGGAGCAGCTGCGGTGGATGGCCGAGAAGGTGGTGGGGCTTCGCCTGTTCATGGACGCCGACGACAAGATGAACCTCTCGTTAGGCGAGGTGCAGGGGAGCCTCCTCGTCGTCTCGCAGTTCACCCTCTACGGCGACGCCTCCCGAGGGCGGCGCCCGTCGTTCATCGAGGCGGCGCGCCCCGAGACGGCGATCCCGCTGTACGAGCGGTTCGTCGCCCTCCTGCGGGACACCGGGACCCCGGTCGAGACCGGGGAGTTCGGCGCCATGATGGAGGTGGACCTCGTGAACGACGGCCCGGTGACGCTGTGGCTGGAGAAGTGACCCCGCCGCGCGTCATCCTGGCGTCGCAGTCGCCGCGGCGGCGCGAGCTTCTGGCGCAGATCGGCATCGCCCACGAAGTCCGCCCCGCCGACATCGACGAGGCCTACCTGCCGCACGAGCTCCCCGCCCCCCACGCCGAGCGCCTCGCGCGCGAGAAGGCGGGAAAGCTCGCCGCCGAGCACCCGGACGCGCTGGTGATCGGGGCCGATACCATCGTCGTCATCGACCGGCAGGTGCTGGGCAAGCCGGCCGACGCCGCCGACGCCGAGCGCATGCTGATGCTGCTCGGCGGGCGCACGCACATGGTGCACACCGCGGTGGCGGTGGCGTGCGGCGCCCGCGTCGTCTCGGGTGTGGAGAGCGTCGAGGTCACCTTTCGCCCCCTCACGCCGGAGCAGGCGCACGACTACGTCGCCACCGGCGAGCCGATGGACAAGGCCGGCGCCTACGGCATCCAGGGGTACGGTTCCGTCCTCGTCGAACGGATCCGCGGTGACTACTTCGCCGTCATGGGGCTCGCGCTGGGACGCCTCGTCGAGCTGCTGCGCGACGTGGGGGTCGTGTACCGCTTCCGCGGGTTGGAGGACGCGCGGTAGCCTCGCCGCGCCGCCCCGTCAGTTCCCCGGACCTCGGCGCGGCATCCGAGCGCGCATCTCCTCGCGGTTCTTGTCGAACACCTTCTGCTGGTCGGGGGTGAGGACGGCGCGAATCTCGTCCTGCTGCTTCACCATCAGCTCACGCCGCGCCTGCATCGCCTCCGGCGTCGGGCGCTCGCCCGGCGTCATGGGCGGCATCTCCTTGGCGAACTTCTGCTGGATCGAATCGACCTTGGCCTTCTGGGCGTCGTCGAGCGTGATGTCCTTGAGGAGCATCTCCATCATGCGGGGGCCGCCGCGCATTCCGCCCCCCTGGGGAGGTCCCCCCTGTGCGTGGGCAGAGGGGGCGGCGACGGCGAGCACGACGACGGCGGCGGCGAGGGAAATCCACGAGCGCTTCACGGTTCCTCCATGGAGGAGAAGGTCTACACGGCCCCCCGCTCCTGGCGGGGGCGGCCCTTCCGCTCGAGCCTCCCCCGTCGCCGGCTCGCGGGTGGCGAGCGGGGCGCAGGGGCGCGGGGCGGCATCGGGGTGAGACGTCGCCCGGGGGCGTTGTGTTAACGCCCTGCGTCCCGGCTGCTGGCGATCAGGGGGTGTGCGGGAGCTGCCCGGCGTAAGTCCGCTGCCAGTGCTCCACCTTCGTCAGGACGTCGTCGACGCTGATGTGCGCCATGCGTCCCGGGCGGTTCACCATGCTGATCGGGTAGTCCTCCCCCGGATCGCCGTAGGCATCGATCAGGAGGTCGTGGTAGGCGCGGTAGGGGCCCGTCCGCTTGGGGTTGGTGTACCCCATCAGCGAGATCACCGGGCGCTGGAGGGCGACGCTCATGTGGAGCGGCCCCGTGTCCGGGGCGAGGACGAGCGCCGATCCGTCGATGATCGAGACGAGCTTGCGCAGCCCGCTTCCGAGGGCCGAGACGGGGCGATGGCGCGCCGACGACATGATGACCGCCTCGGCGGCGAGCTCGCGCTCGGAGCGCCCGCCGACGAGGACGGGCTGCAGCCCGTAGTCGGCGTGGAGGACGTCCACCACCTGGGCCCAGCGCTCGGGGGGCCAGTCCTTTTCCGCCTTGCTCGTGGCCACCACGATGGCGGCCGTGGGGCGGTCGATGGGGGCGAAGAACTGGCGCTGCCAGGCGCGCTCCTGGTCGGTCGGTCCCAGGTGCCACTCCACCGGGTCGTGGGCGATGCCTAACGCGTCGAGGAACTCGAAGTACTGGTCCTGCACGTGCTGCCCCTCGGCGCGGGGGGGGATCCGGTGCGTGGTGAAGAGCCAGTTGAGGTCGCGGGCGCGCGCCTTGTCGAAGCCGAGCTTGACGGGGGCCCGGGTGAACGACGTGACCAGCCCGGCCTTGAAGTAGACCTGGAGGGCGAGGACGAGGTCGAAGGGGCGCCCGGCCAGCTCGCGCTTCACGTCGCGGAAGGCGCGCCTCCCCCGGGCGCGGTCGAAGAGGACGATCTCATCGACGCTCCGGTGGCCGCGGACGAGCGTCGCCGGCCCCGGCTGCAACACCCAGGTGATGTGCGCGTCGCGCTTGTGGCGCTTGATGGCGTTGATGACGGGGAGGACGTGCACGGCGTCGCCCACCGCGCTCATCATCACGATCCCGATGCGGTCGAGGCGGGCGTCGATCATGGCATGAACTCTTCCATCGCGAGGGCGCGGTGCGCGGCCTGCGCGGCTTCGTCGCGCAGGAGGCGCTCGCGCAGCTCGCGCAAGTCGTCGTTGGAGAAGCCGGCGCCGTGCAGGCGCCGCCACTTGGCCACCGAGCGGGTGAGCCGCTGGAGGTTGGCCTCGCGGAGGTTGGGATCGCCGGGGGGGACGAAGCGCACGCGGTCGATGTCGATCACCGCCGGCTGCAACTGTCCCGCGGGATCGGGGACGAGCAGGATGTTCTTCACGTTCAGGTCGGGGTGCCACGCCCCCGCCTGGGTGAGGGCGCCGAGGAGGTCGGCGACGGGCGGGACGAGGCGGCGTCGCGCCTCGTCGCTCGTCGCGGCACGCAACGCGGCCCCCAGGTCCTCGCCGGACAGCTCGACGGTCATCACGTCGACGCGGCGGAGCAGGGGGCCCGCCCGGTAGATGGCATAGCCGGCCACCGGCGGGGTCGGGACGCCGGCGTGCGCCAGCAGGATCGACGTGGCCAGCTCGAGCGGGGCGCGCGTCGGGGGGAGGAAGAGGTCCCGCAGGAGGGGGGCGAGGAGCCCGCCGTGGTGGGCGTGTCGCACGACCACGCGCGGCCCCTCGTCGCCGAGCGGTGCCGACCACGCCGGGAGCCGTCCTTGCAGCTGACGCCGGGCCGGGTGCGCCGCCGCCCAGGCGTACAGCGTCCCCGCGCCCAGCGCCGAGCGCGTCGCGTCGGCCAGGCGCTCGTGCACCACGACCGTCGCCCGCGGCACCTGGAGCCGCACGTATCCCTGCGGAACGCCGCCGATCACCGCAGGGCCCGGTAGACCGTGATCGGCGACGCCTTGCCCCGCAGCGAGAGCGGGGGCCGGTCGCCTAACGCGTGCGGACGCGTGAAGGCGTCGCGCATCGCCCGCGTGAGGAGGATCTCGCCCCCTTCCGCCCAGGCGCACAGGCGGCTCCCGGTGTTGATCGTGTCGCCGATGACGGTGTATTCCAGGCGCCGCTCCGACCCCAGGTACCCGGCGAACGCCTCTCCGTGGCTCAACCCGATCCCGACCTTGATCTCGGGACGCCCCTCGCGGCGCCAGCGGGCGTTGAGCCGGTCCACCGCCTGCAGCATCTCCAGCGACGCCTCGAGCGCCCGGTCGGCATCGTCGGGGGCGCTGATCGGCGCCCCCCACTGCGCCATCACCGCGTCGCCGATGAACTTGTCGAGCGTCCCGCCGTGGCGGAACACGCACTCCACCATCTCCGAGAAGTACTCGGTGAGGAAGCGCGCCGTCTCGTCGGGCGCCATGCGCGCCGCCAGCTCGGTGAAGCCGCGGATGTCGGCGAACAGGACCGACACCGTGCGCCGTTCTCCCCCCAGCCCCAGCGCCTGCGGCGACGCGGCGATGCGCGCCGCCAGCTGTGGCGTGAAGAAGCGCTCGAAGTTGTCGCGGATGCGCGCCTCCGCCCGGATGCGCGCCGCCGCCCGGATGTTGTCCAGCGCCACCGCGCCGATCCCCGCGAACGACACCAGGAAGTCCAGGTCCTCGTCGCTCACCGGCGCCCCCGGGGTCAGGCTGTCCACGTACAGCACCCCCAGCACCCGCCCCTCGCCGGCGATGAGCGGCGCGCATGCGGCATGGCGCGACAGGCCGTCCGCCGCCGCCGCCCCGCTCGGCGTGGCGCGCGCGTCATCGGCGGGGACGTCGGAAAGCACCGCGACCTTCTGCGCGATGACGGTCCGGGCGAGCGACGGGGCCACCGCGACCGGCGAGCTCTCGCCGTCGCGCGCGCGCGCAATGCGCGGGACCAGCGCCCCGGCGTCGTCGAGGAGGAGGATCGAGACATGCCGCACGTCGAGAAGGCGGAAGGTGAAGTGCACCATCTTCTCGAGCAGCGATCCCTCGTCGGCGGTGCGCGTGAGCGCCTTCGAGATCTCCAGCAGCAACGTGAGCTTGAGGCGGTCGTGCTCGGCCGCGGTGGCCGGGGGGCGCCGCTCGCCGATCGCCTCGTGCACCCCGCTGGCACGCAGCGCCAGTTCGAGCGCCTGGTCGGCATCGGGGACCGGGACCTGCCGGATGATCGTCGTGCCGGCCCGCGCGGCGCGCCGCACGTTCTCGGCGCTGGCGTCGTCCACCAGCATCGGGCTCAGCTCCCGCACCTCGAAGTGCACCTTCCCGAAGGTGATGTGGTCCCCGCCGGCCAGGCGCGCCGTGGTCACGCGGGCGCCCGCCACGAAGGTCCCGTTGCTCGACCCCAGGTCGCGCACGCCGATCCCCGTCGCGTCGGCCGTGAGCTCGGCGTGGCGACGCGAGATGGTGGGGTCGAGGACGGGGAGGTCGCTGTTGAGCGCGCGCCCCAGGACCATCGGCATCCCGGGACGAAGCTCGAACTGGACGTTCCCGTCGCTGGTGACGAGTCGGTACGGCATCGACCCGGGAATATGCCCTCCCCGCTGCCCTACGCCTAGCGCGGCCCCGCCACCCCCGTCCCCGCCGCGCGCGCTCGCCCGATCGCGGTGAGCATCGCCCGCGCCTTGTTCTCCGTCTCCTCCCACTCCCGGGCGGCGACGGAGTCGGCGACGATCCCGGCCCCGGCCTGCACGCTCGCCACGCCCCCGGCCACCACGCAGGTGCGGATCGTGATGGCGAGGTCCATGCGCGAGTCGCCGGCGGCGATGTAGCCCACGGCGCCGGCATACGGGCCGCGACACTCCGGCTCCAGCTCGTCGATGATCTCCATCGCCCGCACCTTGGGGGCCCCGGTCATCGTCCCGGCCGGGAAGGTGGCGCGGAAGGCGTCCAGCGACGACAGCCCCTCGCGCAGGCGCCCCTGCACCTCGCTCACCAGGTGCAATACGTGGGAATAGCGCTCGACGGTCATCAGCTCCGTCACCCGCACGCTTCCGTACTCGGCGATGCGCCCCACGTCGTTGCGGCCCAGATCCACCAGCATCACGTGCTCGGCCCGCTCCTTCTCGTCGGCTGCAAGCTCGTCGGCCATGCGGGCGTCCTCGGCCGGGGTGCCTCCCCGCGGCCGTGTCCCCGCGATCGGGCGCACCGTCACCGTGCGATCGACGACCCGCACGAGGAGTTCGGGCGACGATCCCACCAGCTCCACCCCGTCCAGCGCCAGGTGGTACATGTACGGCGACGGGTTCAGGACGCGGAGCGCGCGGTACAGCGTCGTCGTGTCGAAGTCGAGCGGGACCTCGATGCGGCGGGCCAGCAGCGCCTGGAAGCAGTCGCCGGCGAGGATGTACTCGCGGATCCGCTCCACGTCGCG
The DNA window shown above is from Gemmatimonadetes bacterium SCN 70-22 and carries:
- a CDS encoding glutamine--fructose-6-phosphate aminotransferase, translating into MCGIVGYVGARIATPLLIEGLKRLEYRGYDSAGVAIMNGAGVKTVKEAGKIAKLENLLVASPVEGTTGIAHTRWATHGPPNQVNAHPHVSKDGTIAVVHNGIIENATVLKQMLEGRGYVFTSDTDTEVLAHLIEECFDGNLEDAVLEALWQVEGTYGIAVISSVDAHKIVAARKGSPLLVGLGDNEYFIASDVSAILAHTRQVVYLEDGEMAVLDDHGYRVIDMSATEIKKKVAHIDWDLAQIERGGYAHFMLKEIFEQPQTIENTMRGRLLDEEGTSKLGGLNLTDDELRSFTNIVITACGTSWHSALIGEHMLEELARIPVEVEYASEFRYRNPIVDDKTLCIVISQSGETADTLAAMREAKRRGARTLGVVNVVGSTIAREADGGIYIHAGPEIGVASTKAFTSQVVALLLFTLKLGRLRGALSAERGREIIAGMRALPGHIQSVLARAQEIEDIAEEYKRASNFLYLGRGYNFPVALEGALKLKEISYIHAEGYPAAEMKHGPIALIDEMMPVVFIAPHDSVFDKITSNVHEVKARKGRVIAVTSRDEPALDGKIDYEFRIPGTIDLLMPILASVPLQLLAYYVAVKRGANVDQPRNLAKSVTVE
- a CDS encoding septum formation protein Maf, with protein sequence MAGEVTPPRVILASQSPRRRELLAQIGIAHEVRPADIDEAYLPHELPAPHAERLAREKAGKLAAEHPDALVIGADTIVVIDRQVLGKPADAADAERMLMLLGGRTHMVHTAVAVACGARVVSGVESVEVTFRPLTPEQAHDYVATGEPMDKAGAYGIQGYGSVLVERIRGDYFAVMGLALGRLVELLRDVGVVYRFRGLEDAR
- a CDS encoding protein tyrosine phosphatase, whose product is MAPGGPGAAGRSTPALPRILFVCVENSNRSQMAEAFARMHGAGRVEAYSAGSRPSGTINPRAIAAMRERGYDLTSHRSSGLDQLPPGPYAAVVTMGCGDACPWIPAARREDWALPDPRDMEPAEFNAVADEIERRVGELLARVSDTR
- a CDS encoding arsenite S-adenosylmethyltransferase; its protein translation is MSRRATGATGATDGASEGESVRATVREKYGAAARRAAEGAAPTCGCGTSCCASEDEVWDPITSDLYEAGEVEGIPAQALLASLGCGNPTALAELSPGEVVLDLGSGGGIDVLLSARRVGPAGKAYGLDMTDEMLALARENQARAGATNVEFLKGEIEQIPLPDASVDVIISNCVINLSADKGQVLREAFRVLRPGGRFAVSDVVLRGALPPEVQRSVALYTGCVSGALEEGEYRALLERAGFTDASVEPTRIYSADDARALIESAGLEGDALVPQVEGKVMSAFVRARKPA
- a CDS encoding transcriptional regulator; protein product: MTRTLDIVERQLGERCCDREARPQISQRDAERLAEDLQLLAHPVRLQLLDVLARNEGRVCVCDLEAAVAVKQPTVSHHLRILREAGIVDAEKSGQWMFYRIRREALESLRERLDARLDALLP
- a CDS encoding D-tyrosyl-tRNA(Tyr) deacylase gives rise to the protein MRVLVQRVSRAEVRIREDDGTRRPSGRIGRGFVLLVGFTHGDTEEQLRWMAEKVVGLRLFMDADDKMNLSLGEVQGSLLVVSQFTLYGDASRGRRPSFIEAARPETAIPLYERFVALLRDTGTPVETGEFGAMMEVDLVNDGPVTLWLEK
- a CDS encoding phosphoglucosamine mutase, which encodes MTFEGLMVSVSGVRGRVGEALTPEIACQFAAAFGAFSLARSSSRTVVVGRDSRVSGPMFHRAVVAALQSVGADVLDVGMAPTPTVQLAVEHHHAAGGLAITASHNPVEWNALKFIGSSGLFLDAAEGAAMRHYLEDGVPRATWDTLGNVHADAQAIDRHIDAILALPFIDAEGIRRRRFHVALDTCHGAGVTIFPPLLERLGCRVSAINLEPHGRFHRPPEPVAENLGELEALVRQSGAVVGFATDPDVDRLALVSNEGKAIGEDYTLALAARVILRQKRGPVVTNLSTSRIVADIAAEAGCEVILAPVGEVNVAVKMRSVGAVVGGEGNGGVILPDLHLGRDAPLAAALILQLLHEFDGTLSAVIARYPRYQIVKDKLDRPNAPLDAVYRSLREAFPDAEADTQDGLRLTWPDRWVHVRPSGTEPIVRVIAEAPTEEGARELVRRCRAPLDALSA